A stretch of DNA from Bacteroidia bacterium:
TTCCAAAGTGGCAAAAGGAAGGTTTATTTGGTTGGGATAGAATACATTTAACTCCACAAGGATACGCTTTACGGGGCGCTCTAATGGCACAAGGATTACTCAACTCATACTATATCTACCGAAAAGGTGAAGAATACTTCTATACCATTAAAGATAGCTTGCAAAAACTAATTACAGAGGTTGAGAATAAAAAACAGGTGCCACCCCAAGAAACTTACTACGCAGCTAAAAATATAACTACAAATGGGAATCAAATCATTTATACAGTACAACCTGGTGACGTTTTGGGTTCAATTGCCCGAAAATTTGGTACAACTGTATTTGCTATCCAAGCCTGGAACAATTTATCTGGTACTTTGATACATCCTGGGCAAAAATTGGTCATCTATAATAGTAATGCATCTGCATCTGTAACTCCTAAACCTGCAACCCCTAGCAATTCTTCTAATGTTCAAAACAGTAACCTTAACCCCAAGCCTAATATCCAAGAAAAACCTTCCACGATGCTAAGAGGTTTTCCTAAAACAACTGCCCTTACACATACCGTAGTTTCAGGGGATAACTTATGGAGCATTGCTAAAAAATACGGTACCACTATTGAAAAGCTTTGCCAAATTAACCACCTAACTCCCAAAACCAAGCTAAAAATTGGAATGGTACTTCAAATACAATAAACCTCATGATGAATAGAAGTAGGGAAGAAAAGCTTTTTGGAAAGATAGATCTGGTAAGTCTAATTCTGTACTTGCTTTTGATAATTGGCGGGTGGTTTTCTATCTATTCGGCTGAACATAAAATAGGCACTATCACAGACACTATTACTTGGAAAGAAATGATAAACACAAAATTTGAAGCAGGTAAACAATTTTATTGGATAATTATTTGTTTAGTCATAGGTGTTTTTATTTTGGTAAACCCTGCCTGGTATTACAATAAATATGCATATACTGTATATACCCTTGTGATATTTACGTTGGTTTTGACTTTATTTTTTGCTCCTAGTATAAATGGTGCAAAAAGTTGGATAAAAATCACAAGCACGATAAGAATTCAGCCCACAGAGTTTGCTAAGTTGGCTGTTTGCTTAGCCTTAGCACGGTATATGAGTCATACAAATTTTACTTTCAAAAACCGTGAAGATCAGTTTTTTGTTGCAGGTATTATTATGCTGCCCATGCTGCTGGTACTAGCTCAAAATGATACAGGTTCGGCATTAGTATTTACAACTTTTGTTATTGCTGCTTTTAGAGAAGGATTATCCCCTTTATTTATTATCATTCCTGCATTAGGGGCTGTTTTATGTATTTTAGCCTTAGTTTTTCCGTTAGAATGGTTATTTTTTTGGATTGTAGCGCCTACTCTGTTGATGTTAGTGTTTATTAACAGATTTTACATCAAGTCTTTGATTATCATAGCGTTAGCCTGTTTAATAGTCATATTTTCTGCAAATATGTTTGTCAATAAAGTATTACAGCCCCACCAAAGGGATAGGATTTACGCTATGTTAGACCCTACTATTGACCCCAAAGGTTCAGGATGGAACGTAATACAATCTAAAATAGCGATAGGTTCAGGGGGTTGGTTAGGAAAAGGATTTTTAAGAGGTACTCAATCAAAAGGTGGATATATCCCCGAGCAAACAACAGATTTCATTTTTTGTACTATTGGTGAAGAGCAAGGGTTTAGAGGTGTCTTTATTTTTCTTTTGATATACACAGCCTTTATGCTGCGATGTTTATACATGGCTGAGAATGCAAAAAATATGTATACACGCATTTACGGTTATGCTTATGTTTCAATTATTTTTTTTCATTTTGCTGTGAACGTAGCTATGACTTTAGGTTTAGCCCCTGTGATAGGTATTCCTTTACCTTTTTTCAGTTATGGAGGTTCAAGTTTAGTGGCTTTTTCGTTAGGTTTTTTTATTTTGCTCAAGCTATATTCCGAAGCAGATAAAAGATTTGCGATATAATAGAACTGTTCTTTTTTCAGGCATACCCTCGCTGCACTCAGAGCAGAGCATTCCGCACGTAGCCCCCCGCAGCACACCGTCGTGGGCATAAGCGCAGCGAAACGCCTACAAGGGGTATGCCAAAAAATTTATATTATATTGTCTTTTGTGTAAAACAAAAAAGCTTAAGGTGATACTGAAAAACAAATTGGATTTTTAGCCCAAGAAGTAGAAGCTGTTCTGCCTGAACTCGTACGTGAAGCTTCTATCCCTGGTTCTGGCGGATTAGCACAAAGTGCAGAA
This window harbors:
- the rodA gene encoding rod shape-determining protein RodA; its protein translation is MNRSREEKLFGKIDLVSLILYLLLIIGGWFSIYSAEHKIGTITDTITWKEMINTKFEAGKQFYWIIICLVIGVFILVNPAWYYNKYAYTVYTLVIFTLVLTLFFAPSINGAKSWIKITSTIRIQPTEFAKLAVCLALARYMSHTNFTFKNREDQFFVAGIIMLPMLLVLAQNDTGSALVFTTFVIAAFREGLSPLFIIIPALGAVLCILALVFPLEWLFFWIVAPTLLMLVFINRFYIKSLIIIALACLIVIFSANMFVNKVLQPHQRDRIYAMLDPTIDPKGSGWNVIQSKIAIGSGGWLGKGFLRGTQSKGGYIPEQTTDFIFCTIGEEQGFRGVFIFLLIYTAFMLRCLYMAENAKNMYTRIYGYAYVSIIFFHFAVNVAMTLGLAPVIGIPLPFFSYGGSSLVAFSLGFFILLKLYSEADKRFAI